In Agromyces archimandritae, one genomic interval encodes:
- the ehuA gene encoding ectoine/hydroxyectoine ABC transporter ATP-binding protein EhuA, with protein MSLAPADFDQAIRFQDVEKRFGDHVVLKNLDFTVNKGDRVTLIGPSGSGKTTILRLVMTLEEATGGYIFIDGQPLTHEERGGKRVELKERHKNEIRKRIGMVFQQFNLFPNMTVIENIIEAPVHVLGLSKKAAKEKAMGLLEQVGLADKADAHPLELSGGQQQRVAIARALAMDPEILLLDEVTSALDPEIVGDVLGILRDVAETTDITMLIVTHEMQFARDVSNRVLMFDGGHIVEEASPEVMFTDPKEERTRAFLSAVLDH; from the coding sequence ATCTCCCTCGCCCCGGCCGACTTCGACCAGGCCATCCGCTTCCAGGACGTCGAGAAGCGCTTCGGCGACCACGTCGTCCTGAAAAACCTGGACTTCACCGTCAACAAGGGCGACCGCGTCACCCTCATCGGCCCCTCCGGCTCGGGCAAGACGACGATCCTGCGCCTCGTCATGACGCTCGAGGAGGCCACCGGCGGCTACATCTTCATCGACGGCCAGCCCCTCACCCACGAGGAGCGGGGCGGCAAGCGCGTCGAGCTCAAGGAGCGCCACAAGAACGAGATCCGCAAGCGGATCGGCATGGTGTTCCAGCAGTTCAACCTGTTCCCGAACATGACGGTCATCGAGAACATCATCGAGGCGCCCGTGCACGTGCTCGGGCTCTCGAAGAAGGCCGCCAAGGAGAAGGCGATGGGCCTGCTCGAGCAGGTCGGGCTCGCCGACAAGGCCGACGCGCACCCCCTCGAGCTCTCGGGCGGGCAGCAGCAGCGGGTCGCGATCGCGCGCGCGCTTGCGATGGATCCCGAGATCCTGCTGCTCGACGAGGTCACGAGCGCCCTCGACCCCGAGATCGTCGGCGACGTGCTCGGCATCCTGCGCGATGTCGCCGAGACGACCGACATCACGATGCTCATCGTCACCCACGAGATGCAGTTCGCGCGCGACGTGTCGAACCGCGTGCTCATGTTCGACGGCGGGCACATCGTCGAGGAGGCCAGCCCCGAGGTCATGTTCACCGACCCGAAGGAGGAGCGCACGCGCGCGTTCCTATCGGCCGTGCTCGACCACTGA
- a CDS encoding SDR family oxidoreductase has product MTRSYLVTGAASGIGRATRDLLLERGHRVIGVDLRNADIEVDLTTASGRDDVIGRATELSGGVLDGVVAVAGLSAPIAATVAVNYYGAVATLEGLRPLLAKSDAPRAATVASMTSIGPFDERLLNAIESGTEAEALGRGKELEDSGPEIGYLNYPTSKRALARWLRRQAPTEAWAGAGIPLNAIAPGIVLTPMTEPLMATPEGREQVLQSVPMPLNGPMGPAAPAELLVWLTSEVNTHVTGQVVFIDGGFDAVTRGDSTW; this is encoded by the coding sequence ATGACCCGCAGCTATCTCGTCACCGGAGCCGCAAGCGGCATCGGCCGCGCGACCCGCGATCTGCTGCTCGAACGCGGCCACCGCGTGATCGGCGTCGACCTGCGCAACGCCGACATCGAAGTCGACCTGACGACCGCATCCGGCCGCGACGACGTCATCGGCCGGGCCACGGAGCTCTCCGGCGGTGTGCTCGACGGCGTCGTCGCCGTCGCCGGGCTGTCGGCGCCCATCGCCGCGACGGTCGCCGTCAACTACTACGGCGCCGTCGCCACCCTCGAGGGGCTGCGGCCGCTGCTGGCGAAATCGGATGCGCCGCGGGCGGCCACGGTCGCCTCGATGACCTCGATCGGCCCGTTCGACGAACGCCTGCTGAACGCGATCGAGTCGGGCACCGAGGCCGAGGCGCTCGGCCGCGGCAAGGAGCTCGAGGACTCCGGGCCCGAGATCGGCTACCTGAACTATCCGACCTCCAAGCGCGCCCTGGCCCGCTGGCTCCGCCGGCAGGCGCCCACCGAGGCGTGGGCCGGCGCGGGCATCCCGCTGAACGCGATCGCGCCGGGCATCGTGCTGACGCCCATGACCGAGCCGCTCATGGCGACCCCGGAAGGCCGCGAGCAGGTGCTGCAGTCGGTGCCGATGCCGCTGAACGGCCCCATGGGGCCCGCCGCGCCGGCCGAGCTGCTGGTCTGGCTCACGAGCGAGGTCAACACGCACGTGACCGGGCAGGTCGTCTTCATCGACGGCGGCTTCGACGCGGTCACGCGCGGCGACTCGACCTGGTGA
- a CDS encoding LapA family protein, whose product MTDDIGRQSTPGSPPNRFLEWLKQRWVAILLIVLAVVFIIQNGIAWQTTTMSLLWITVTVPLWLVALIVFAAGCAVGYVFAKRRAARREQR is encoded by the coding sequence ATGACGGACGACATCGGTCGGCAGAGTACGCCCGGTTCGCCGCCGAACCGGTTCCTGGAATGGCTGAAACAGCGCTGGGTCGCGATCCTGCTGATCGTGCTCGCCGTCGTGTTCATCATCCAGAACGGCATCGCCTGGCAGACGACGACGATGTCGCTGTTGTGGATCACCGTGACCGTGCCGCTGTGGCTCGTCGCCCTCATCGTCTTCGCCGCCGGCTGCGCGGTCGGCTACGTCTTCGCCAAACGGCGCGCCGCCCGCCGCGAGCAACGCTGA
- the ehuD gene encoding ectoine/hydroxyectoine ABC transporter permease subunit EhuD, with amino-acid sequence MTGPQWNWSFAWESLPALLAGFFQATLVVTVLGTAIAAVLGLVVAIVRYVAPAPVTAVVTFVMNFIRMTPLIVQLLFAYYLFLQVPPLTIGIVVFGIHYATYMAEVYRAGIEGVPAGQWEAATALSLPKRRTWFAVVIPQALRQTIPSLGNYAIAMFKDTPFLLTIGVVEMVQAGLVFGGNHFSYLEPITLCGVIFLLASYPTSLLIRRLEKRLAFAS; translated from the coding sequence ATGACCGGACCGCAGTGGAACTGGAGCTTCGCGTGGGAGTCGCTGCCCGCGCTGCTCGCCGGCTTCTTCCAGGCGACCCTCGTCGTCACCGTGCTCGGCACCGCCATCGCCGCCGTGCTCGGCCTCGTCGTCGCCATCGTGCGCTACGTCGCCCCCGCCCCCGTCACGGCCGTCGTCACCTTCGTGATGAACTTCATCCGCATGACGCCGCTCATCGTGCAGCTGCTGTTCGCGTACTACCTGTTCCTGCAGGTGCCGCCGCTGACGATCGGCATCGTCGTGTTCGGCATCCACTACGCGACTTACATGGCCGAGGTCTACCGCGCCGGCATCGAGGGCGTGCCCGCCGGCCAGTGGGAGGCCGCGACGGCCCTGTCGCTGCCGAAGCGGCGCACCTGGTTCGCCGTCGTCATCCCCCAGGCCCTCCGCCAGACGATCCCCTCGCTCGGCAACTACGCCATCGCGATGTTCAAGGACACCCCGTTCCTGCTCACCATCGGCGTCGTCGAGATGGTGCAGGCCGGTCTCGTCTTCGGCGGCAACCACTTCAGCTACCTCGAGCCGATCACCCTCTGCGGCGTGATCTTCCTGCTCGCGAGCTACCCGACCTCGCTGCTCATCCGCAGATTGGAGAAGCGTCTTGCTTTCGCATCCTGA
- a CDS encoding EamA family transporter, translating to MRPIVFVLLAAVCFGTTGTAQALGPAADPLSVGAARVLIGGAALATIAGVLRFRRRRSAGRALGAASTRPGSPGLLGRTPAWLLVGIGAAGVFAYQPAFFAGTAANGVAVGTVVALGSAPVITGALDWAVTGRRPGGLWLLATAIATAGIAMLAFAGDGNGAAADPAGLAASIGGGASYAVYTVTSKGLLERGWSPAGTMGAVFGLAALASLPVLLGGDTAWLARPGGLAMALWLGLVTTTLAYLLYAAGLRSLRPPVVSTLVLAEPLTASLLGLLLLHETLVPGAWAGIGMLAAGLAVLAISATLGSRGARPATPRVDAASAASTADTRAARYAEADEARERP from the coding sequence GTGCGCCCCATCGTCTTCGTCCTGCTCGCCGCCGTCTGCTTCGGCACGACCGGCACCGCACAGGCTCTCGGTCCGGCGGCCGACCCGCTCTCGGTCGGTGCGGCGCGCGTGCTCATCGGCGGGGCGGCGCTCGCGACGATCGCCGGGGTGCTGCGGTTCCGGCGGCGGCGTTCGGCCGGCCGGGCGCTCGGCGCGGCATCCACCCGACCCGGCTCCCCCGGCCTCCTCGGCCGGACGCCCGCATGGCTGCTCGTCGGCATCGGCGCGGCCGGCGTGTTCGCCTACCAGCCCGCATTCTTCGCCGGAACCGCCGCGAACGGCGTCGCCGTCGGCACCGTCGTCGCCCTCGGCTCGGCGCCCGTCATCACCGGAGCCCTCGACTGGGCCGTCACCGGCCGCCGCCCCGGCGGGCTCTGGCTCCTGGCGACCGCCATCGCCACCGCGGGCATCGCGATGCTCGCCTTCGCCGGCGACGGCAACGGGGCCGCCGCCGATCCGGCCGGCCTCGCGGCATCCATCGGCGGCGGCGCCTCGTACGCCGTCTACACCGTGACCAGCAAGGGGCTCCTCGAACGCGGCTGGAGCCCGGCCGGCACGATGGGCGCCGTCTTCGGCCTGGCCGCGCTCGCCTCGCTTCCCGTGCTGCTCGGCGGCGATACCGCCTGGCTCGCCCGGCCAGGCGGGCTCGCGATGGCCCTCTGGCTCGGCCTCGTGACGACGACCCTCGCCTACCTGCTCTACGCCGCCGGGCTGCGCTCGCTCCGCCCGCCCGTCGTGTCGACGCTCGTGCTCGCCGAACCGCTGACGGCGAGCCTGCTCGGCCTCCTGCTCCTGCACGAGACGCTCGTGCCCGGCGCCTGGGCGGGGATCGGGATGCTCGCCGCCGGCCTCGCCGTGCTCGCGATATCGGCGACCCTCGGTTCGCGGGGTGCACGCCCCGCGACGCCCCGAGTGGATGCCGCGAGCGCCGCATCCACCGCAGACACCCGTGCCGCTCGCTATGCTGAGGCCGACGAGGCGAGGGAGCGGCCATGA
- a CDS encoding HAD-IC family P-type ATPase gives MGDEAGAASAPEGTGPAPVEPGPDGLTAAQAAERMRAGLANAAADASSRSVWSILRANVFTLFNAIVVTGFAILLVLGHWQDALFGLAALANAVIGVTQEYHAKRSLDRLALMHAPRARVVRDGRTQELAVADVVRDDLLLLRAGDQVTADGRILAATRLEVDESLLTGESDPVDKQPGDAVLSGSIVVGGEGSAVVTTVGADSFAARLASEAKRFSLVNSELRSSVDRILKWITWAIFPIILIVVNANMQAAGGWAEAIAGGAWNSAAVASIAAVIAMIPLGLVLMTSIAFAVGAVKLGTHNVLVQELPAVEGLARVDVICLDKTGTITSGEVVFDEAFPLGGSQPTGWRLALGWAGAEPDANATARCLAEEFPADPALKPVARIEFSSARKWSAVSFGGPAEGTWVLGAPEFVLGDGPHGAAAHEATALAGRLAADGRRTLLLAHSAHVLGASEADAGALPHQLAPVAVLTFREAVRGDAAETLAYFAEEGVGVRVISGDDPRTVAAVAREVGLDAGNGYDARELPDDDAALAEVLEQHLVFGRVTPAQKKRMVHALQANGHTVAMTGDGVNDALAIKDADIGIAMESGSAATKAVARIVLLDSKFSHMPGVVAEGRRVIANIERVSMLFLSKTSYAISMSVLFGILLWPFPFLPRQLSITDGLTIGIPAFLLALLPNARRYVPGFLQRSLSFAIPAGLVVAVSIAIVSGQARAGGDGEDAVRTACMTTLALIGLWILVVLSRPFTWIKAGVVVAMYAGLVLVFLIPWLVDFLELAWPSTDTIVDAVIVVPIACVLIEVLGFWHRRRFGTASEVADRPHPVAKMRERRAAERD, from the coding sequence ATGGGGGACGAGGCAGGGGCGGCATCCGCACCCGAGGGCACCGGCCCGGCACCCGTCGAGCCCGGCCCCGACGGGCTCACCGCGGCCCAGGCCGCCGAGCGGATGCGCGCCGGCCTCGCCAACGCCGCCGCCGACGCATCCAGCCGCAGCGTCTGGTCGATCCTCCGCGCGAACGTCTTCACCCTGTTCAACGCGATCGTCGTCACGGGGTTCGCGATCCTCCTCGTGCTCGGCCACTGGCAGGACGCCCTGTTCGGCCTCGCCGCCCTCGCCAATGCCGTCATCGGCGTCACGCAGGAATACCACGCGAAACGCTCCCTCGACCGGCTGGCGCTCATGCACGCCCCGCGCGCCCGCGTCGTCCGCGACGGGCGGACGCAGGAGCTCGCCGTCGCCGACGTCGTCCGCGACGACCTGCTGCTGCTCCGCGCCGGCGACCAGGTCACCGCCGACGGGCGCATCCTCGCCGCCACCCGGCTCGAGGTCGACGAATCCCTGCTCACGGGCGAATCCGATCCGGTCGACAAGCAGCCGGGCGACGCCGTCCTGAGCGGGTCGATCGTCGTCGGGGGCGAGGGATCCGCCGTCGTCACCACCGTCGGCGCCGACTCGTTCGCCGCGCGCCTGGCCTCCGAGGCGAAACGGTTCTCGCTCGTGAATTCGGAGCTGCGCTCCTCGGTCGACCGGATCCTGAAGTGGATCACCTGGGCGATCTTCCCGATCATCCTCATCGTCGTGAACGCGAACATGCAGGCCGCGGGCGGCTGGGCCGAGGCCATCGCCGGCGGCGCGTGGAACTCGGCCGCGGTCGCTTCGATCGCCGCGGTCATCGCGATGATCCCGCTCGGGCTCGTGCTCATGACGAGCATCGCCTTCGCCGTCGGCGCCGTGAAGCTCGGCACCCACAACGTGCTCGTGCAGGAGCTGCCCGCCGTCGAAGGGCTCGCTCGCGTCGACGTCATCTGCCTCGACAAGACGGGCACGATCACGAGCGGCGAGGTCGTCTTCGACGAAGCCTTCCCCCTCGGCGGATCGCAGCCGACCGGCTGGCGGCTCGCCCTCGGCTGGGCCGGCGCCGAGCCCGACGCGAACGCCACGGCGCGCTGCCTGGCCGAGGAGTTCCCCGCAGATCCCGCGCTGAAACCGGTCGCCCGCATCGAGTTCTCCTCGGCACGCAAATGGTCGGCGGTGTCCTTCGGCGGCCCCGCCGAGGGCACCTGGGTGCTCGGCGCCCCCGAGTTCGTCCTCGGAGACGGCCCGCACGGGGCGGCCGCACACGAGGCGACCGCCCTCGCCGGCAGGCTCGCCGCCGACGGCCGCCGCACCCTCCTGCTCGCGCACAGCGCGCACGTGCTCGGCGCCTCGGAGGCGGATGCCGGTGCGCTCCCGCATCAGCTCGCCCCCGTCGCCGTGCTCACCTTCCGCGAGGCCGTGCGCGGCGACGCCGCCGAAACCCTCGCCTATTTCGCCGAGGAGGGCGTCGGCGTCCGCGTCATCTCGGGCGACGACCCCCGCACCGTCGCCGCCGTCGCCCGCGAGGTCGGCCTCGACGCCGGCAACGGCTACGACGCCCGCGAGCTGCCCGACGACGACGCCGCGCTCGCCGAGGTGCTCGAGCAGCACCTCGTGTTCGGCCGGGTCACGCCGGCGCAGAAGAAGCGCATGGTGCACGCCCTGCAGGCGAACGGCCACACCGTCGCGATGACCGGCGACGGGGTCAACGACGCCCTCGCGATCAAGGACGCAGACATCGGCATCGCCATGGAGTCCGGGTCGGCGGCGACGAAGGCCGTCGCCCGCATCGTGCTGCTCGATTCGAAGTTCTCGCACATGCCGGGCGTCGTCGCCGAGGGGCGGCGGGTCATCGCGAACATCGAACGCGTCTCGATGCTGTTCCTGTCGAAGACCTCGTACGCGATCTCGATGTCGGTGCTCTTCGGCATCCTGCTGTGGCCCTTCCCGTTCCTGCCGCGGCAGCTGTCGATCACCGACGGGCTGACGATCGGCATCCCCGCGTTCCTGCTCGCGCTGCTGCCGAACGCGAGGCGCTATGTGCCGGGGTTCCTGCAGCGTTCGCTGTCGTTCGCGATCCCGGCGGGCCTCGTCGTGGCCGTATCCATCGCGATCGTCTCGGGCCAGGCCCGCGCCGGCGGCGACGGGGAGGACGCGGTGCGCACCGCCTGCATGACGACGCTCGCGCTCATCGGCCTCTGGATCCTCGTCGTGCTCTCGCGCCCGTTCACATGGATCAAGGCGGGCGTCGTCGTCGCGATGTACGCCGGCCTCGTGCTCGTCTTCCTGATCCCGTGGCTCGTCGACTTCCTCGAACTGGCATGGCCGTCTACCGACACGATCGTCGATGCCGTCATCGTCGTGCCGATCGCCTGCGTGCTCATCGAGGTGCTGGGCTTCTGGCATCGGCGGCGCTTCGGCACCGCCTCGGAGGTCGCCGACCGGCCGCATCCCGTGGCGAAGATGCGCGAACGCCGTGCGGCGGAGCGGGACTGA
- the ehuC gene encoding ectoine/hydroxyectoine ABC transporter permease subunit EhuC — MGSDFAALGAALPRILEGMLITLELTVGGALLAMAIAIGLGLLAGSKNIVARGFARAVIEFFRGTSLVVQLFWLFFVLPLFGVEMPAMLVGILALGLNYGAYGAEVVRGSLNAVPAGQWEATVALSLSPMGRLWRVIFPQAWALMIPSLTNLLILMLKGTAIVSTITMVDLTVEINKLRVDTDTFFAYGVGLILYFAMAYALTLIMNALEVRAKHRLGRGESLGEALRFRTPTRDPERETAA, encoded by the coding sequence ATGGGTTCCGACTTCGCCGCGCTGGGAGCGGCGCTGCCACGGATCCTCGAGGGGATGCTCATCACCCTCGAGCTGACCGTCGGCGGCGCCCTCCTGGCGATGGCCATCGCCATCGGCCTCGGGCTCCTCGCGGGATCGAAGAACATCGTCGCGCGCGGCTTCGCCCGGGCCGTCATCGAATTCTTCCGCGGCACCTCGCTCGTCGTGCAGCTGTTCTGGCTGTTCTTCGTGCTGCCCCTGTTCGGCGTCGAGATGCCCGCGATGCTCGTCGGCATCCTCGCCCTCGGCCTGAACTACGGCGCCTACGGCGCCGAGGTCGTCCGCGGCTCGCTGAACGCGGTGCCCGCCGGCCAGTGGGAGGCCACGGTCGCCCTCAGCCTCTCCCCCATGGGCCGGCTGTGGCGCGTGATCTTCCCGCAGGCGTGGGCCCTCATGATCCCCTCGCTCACGAACCTGCTCATCCTCATGCTGAAGGGCACCGCCATCGTGAGCACCATCACGATGGTCGACCTGACCGTCGAGATCAACAAGCTCCGCGTCGACACCGACACCTTCTTCGCCTACGGCGTCGGGCTCATCCTGTACTTCGCGATGGCCTACGCGCTGACCCTCATCATGAACGCCCTCGAGGTGCGCGCCAAGCACCGCCTCGGCCGGGGCGAATCGCTCGGCGAGGCGCTGCGCTTCCGCACCCCCACCCGTGACCCCGAACGGGAGACCGCCGCATGA